In Acinetobacter sp. C32I, one genomic interval encodes:
- the ahpC gene encoding alkyl hydroperoxide reductase subunit C — protein sequence MSLINTEVKPFKATAYHNGQFVDVSEADLKGKWSVVFFYPADFTFVCPTELGDLADNYAEFQKLGVEIYGVSTDTHFTHKAWHDTSDVIGKIQYPLIGDPTWTLSKNFDVLIEAAGLADRGTFVIDPEGKIQIVEINAGGIGRDASELLRKVKAAQYVHAHPGEVCPAKWKEGEATLAPSIDLVGKI from the coding sequence ATGAGCTTAATTAATACTGAAGTTAAACCATTTAAAGCAACTGCGTACCACAACGGTCAATTTGTTGACGTATCTGAAGCAGATCTTAAAGGCAAATGGTCTGTAGTATTCTTCTACCCAGCTGACTTCACTTTCGTATGTCCAACTGAGTTAGGCGACCTTGCTGACAACTATGCTGAATTCCAAAAATTAGGCGTTGAAATCTATGGCGTATCTACTGATACTCACTTCACGCACAAAGCTTGGCACGACACTTCAGACGTTATTGGTAAAATCCAATACCCATTGATCGGTGACCCAACTTGGACACTTTCTAAAAACTTCGACGTATTAATCGAAGCTGCTGGTCTTGCTGACCGTGGTACTTTCGTTATCGATCCAGAAGGCAAAATCCAAATCGTTGAAATCAACGCTGGTGGTATCGGCCGTGATGCATCTGAACTTCTTCGTAAAGTTAAAGCTGCTCAATATGTTCACGCTCACCCAGGTGAAGTTTGCCCAGCTAAATGGAAAGAAGGCGAAGCTACGCTTGCTCCATCTATCGACTTAGTTGGTAAAATCTAA
- a CDS encoding DUF3465 domain-containing protein, giving the protein MKVQKNNLILVAIVVLVAAYFGLDFKQKQNTSNSPIPSTSNAVAVDDQNKIMQAYQQQRSNVQVQAQGIVKAILPDDNEGSRHQKMILKLENGLTVLIAHNIDLAPRIEGLKKGDTVEFFGEYEYSQKGGVIHWTHHDPRGKHVDGWLKYQGKMYQ; this is encoded by the coding sequence ATGAAAGTTCAAAAAAATAATCTGATTCTGGTTGCTATTGTTGTTTTAGTGGCAGCTTATTTTGGTCTTGATTTTAAGCAAAAACAAAATACCAGTAATTCCCCTATACCGAGTACAAGTAATGCTGTAGCGGTCGATGATCAAAACAAGATCATGCAAGCCTATCAGCAGCAACGAAGTAATGTGCAGGTCCAAGCGCAGGGTATTGTAAAAGCCATTTTGCCAGATGACAATGAAGGTTCAAGACATCAGAAAATGATTCTTAAACTGGAGAATGGTTTAACGGTATTGATTGCACACAATATTGATTTAGCGCCAAGAATCGAAGGGCTGAAAAAAGGCGATACAGTTGAGTTTTTTGGTGAATATGAATACAGCCAAAAAGGTGGAGTGATTCATTGGACCCATCATGATCCGCGTGGAAAACATGTTGATGGTTGGCTGAAATATCAAGGAAAAATGTACCAATAA
- the sthA gene encoding Si-specific NAD(P)(+) transhydrogenase, whose product MPRKKEVVGGNIVKYDAVILGSGPAGEGAAMKLAKAGKRVAIVDVRDQLGGNCAHVGTIPSKALRQTVSSIIRYQRDPMFQKVGEWKQFTMKQVLRNAHKVIQQQVDTHTRFYDRNKIEVFHGRAYIQDKNTVLIFGQDGIKDTIICKQIVIATGSRPYQPQGLDFNHPRVFDSDKILDLDYSIQKIIIYGAGVIGCEYASIFIGLDHKVDLINTQQKLLSYLDDEIADALSYHLREQGVLIRHNEQIDRLETFDDHVVLHLLSGKKIKADAILWCNGRSGNTDGLGLENVGLVPNGRGQLMVNDQYQTEAENIYAAGDVIGWPSLASAAYDQGRCAGANMVGEKNVKPIRDVPTGIYTIPEISSIGKTEQELTEEKVPYEVGQASFRHLARAQITGDTVGELKILFHRDTLEVLGIHCFGNNAAEIIHIGQVVMHSPNNTLKYFVETTFNYPTMAEAYRVAALNGMNRLF is encoded by the coding sequence ATGCCACGTAAGAAAGAGGTCGTTGGTGGGAATATTGTTAAGTATGATGCAGTAATTCTCGGTTCTGGCCCAGCTGGCGAAGGCGCGGCAATGAAGCTTGCAAAAGCAGGTAAACGTGTTGCAATCGTTGATGTTCGTGATCAACTCGGTGGTAACTGTGCACACGTAGGAACAATTCCAAGTAAAGCATTACGTCAAACAGTTTCAAGTATTATTCGTTATCAACGTGATCCAATGTTTCAAAAAGTCGGTGAGTGGAAACAATTCACCATGAAACAGGTGTTGCGTAATGCGCATAAAGTGATTCAACAGCAAGTTGATACACATACACGTTTTTATGACCGCAATAAAATTGAAGTTTTTCACGGTCGTGCCTATATCCAAGATAAAAACACGGTACTGATTTTTGGTCAGGATGGTATTAAAGATACCATTATTTGCAAGCAAATCGTGATCGCAACTGGTAGTCGTCCATACCAACCACAAGGTTTAGATTTCAATCATCCACGCGTATTTGATTCGGACAAAATTCTTGATCTTGATTATTCAATCCAAAAAATCATCATTTATGGTGCGGGCGTAATTGGTTGTGAATACGCTTCTATTTTTATCGGACTTGATCATAAAGTTGATTTGATCAACACCCAGCAAAAGCTTTTAAGCTACCTTGATGATGAAATTGCCGATGCATTGTCATATCACTTACGTGAACAAGGTGTATTGATTCGCCACAATGAGCAAATAGATCGTTTAGAAACCTTTGATGATCATGTGGTCTTGCATTTGCTCAGTGGTAAGAAGATCAAGGCAGATGCGATCTTATGGTGTAACGGCCGCTCAGGGAATACCGATGGTCTAGGTCTGGAAAATGTGGGTCTAGTACCGAATGGTCGTGGCCAGTTGATGGTGAATGATCAATATCAAACTGAAGCAGAAAATATTTATGCTGCCGGTGATGTCATTGGCTGGCCTTCACTTGCTTCCGCTGCGTATGACCAAGGTCGTTGCGCGGGTGCAAACATGGTGGGCGAAAAGAATGTGAAGCCAATCCGTGATGTACCAACAGGTATTTATACCATTCCAGAGATTTCTTCAATTGGTAAGACTGAGCAGGAATTGACAGAAGAGAAAGTGCCTTACGAAGTCGGTCAGGCCTCTTTCCGTCATTTAGCACGTGCACAAATTACTGGTGATACTGTCGGTGAATTAAAGATTCTGTTCCATCGTGATACTTTGGAAGTCTTGGGTATTCACTGTTTTGGTAACAACGCTGCAGAGATTATTCACATTGGGCAGGTAGTGATGCACAGTCCAAACAATACCTTGAAATACTTTGTTGAAACGACATTCAATTATCCAACTATGGCTGAAGCCTATCGCGTTGCAGCTTTGAATGGTATGAATCGTTTGTTCTAA
- a CDS encoding beta-ketoacyl-ACP synthase III, translating into MGIRITGTGLFHPTESISNEELVESLNAYVEQYNQDHAAQIEAGEIEALRGSSPEFIEKASGIQRRYVVEKSGILDPTRLRPRLQERSNDELSLQAEWGVIAAKQAMENAGVTAEDIDVVILACSNMQRAYPAVAIEIQSALGIQGYAYDMNVACSAATFGLKQAYDAVKCGARRVLLLNVEITSGHLDYRTRDAHFIFGDVATASIIEETETKSGYEILDIHLFTQFSNNIRNNFGFLNRSEDAVVDDKLFRQDGRKVFKEVCPLVAKIITAQLEKLELSAEQIKRFWLHQANANMNELILKLVVGKEADLERAPIILDEFANTSSAGVIIAMHRTGEQVNSGEYAVISSFGAGYSVGSIVVQKHIA; encoded by the coding sequence ATGGGCATCCGTATAACAGGTACTGGGTTATTTCACCCAACCGAATCTATTTCCAATGAAGAGTTGGTTGAAAGTTTAAATGCTTATGTAGAACAGTATAACCAAGATCACGCAGCGCAAATTGAAGCTGGCGAAATTGAAGCACTTCGTGGCTCGAGCCCTGAATTTATTGAAAAAGCATCAGGTATTCAACGCCGTTATGTGGTCGAAAAATCAGGTATTCTTGATCCAACTCGTTTGCGTCCACGTTTGCAAGAGCGTAGTAATGATGAACTGTCACTTCAAGCGGAGTGGGGTGTTATTGCTGCGAAACAAGCGATGGAAAATGCAGGCGTGACTGCGGAAGATATCGATGTAGTGATTTTGGCGTGTTCAAATATGCAACGTGCCTATCCTGCAGTTGCGATTGAAATCCAGTCTGCTTTGGGTATCCAAGGTTATGCTTATGACATGAATGTGGCATGTTCTGCTGCAACATTTGGTTTGAAACAAGCCTATGATGCCGTGAAGTGTGGTGCGCGCCGTGTGTTATTGCTCAATGTTGAAATTACATCAGGTCATTTAGACTACCGTACCCGTGATGCACATTTTATCTTTGGTGATGTCGCAACTGCATCGATCATTGAAGAAACTGAAACTAAGTCGGGTTATGAGATCTTGGATATTCATTTGTTTACCCAGTTCTCAAATAATATCCGTAACAATTTTGGTTTCTTAAACCGTAGTGAGGATGCGGTTGTAGACGACAAGTTATTCCGTCAAGATGGTCGCAAAGTCTTTAAAGAAGTTTGTCCACTGGTTGCGAAAATCATTACTGCACAATTGGAAAAACTTGAATTAAGCGCTGAACAAATCAAGCGTTTCTGGTTGCATCAAGCCAATGCCAATATGAATGAACTGATTTTGAAATTGGTTGTTGGTAAAGAAGCTGATTTAGAGCGTGCACCGATCATTTTAGATGAGTTTGCTAATACCTCGTCTGCAGGCGTGATCATTGCGATGCATCGTACTGGTGAGCAGGTCAATAGCGGCGAATATGCTGTGATCTCTTCATTCGGTGCTGGTTATTCTGTTGGTTCGATTGTGGTACAAAAACATATTGCTTAA
- the lipA gene encoding lipoyl synthase — MSEHRKPEQGIKLRGAEKVARIPVKVIPTVEVPRKPDWIRVKMTAPEEVQRIKTTLRSQKLHTVCEEAACPNLPECFGGGTATFMIMGDICTRRCPFCDVAHGRPNALDPDEPRHMAETISNLGLKYAVITSVDRDDLLDGGAQHFVDCIKEARELSPKTLLEILVPDFRGRMDIALRIMTECPPDVFNHNIETVPRLYKAMRPGSDYQHSLTLLKMFKEYCPDVPTKCGLMVGIGETEEEVIALLDDLRAHDVDYITIGQYLQPSKQHAPIDRFVTPEEFERYAEHGRKLGFRNIWSAPMVRSSYFADRQYHGEPVPAVRRKVDPAKKIAVQAIEA; from the coding sequence ATGTCTGAACACCGTAAACCTGAACAGGGTATAAAACTTCGTGGCGCGGAAAAAGTCGCAAGAATTCCTGTAAAAGTTATCCCTACGGTTGAAGTACCTCGCAAACCTGACTGGATTCGAGTCAAGATGACCGCTCCAGAAGAAGTTCAGCGTATCAAAACAACCTTGCGCTCGCAAAAACTGCATACTGTATGTGAAGAAGCTGCCTGTCCTAACTTACCTGAATGTTTCGGTGGTGGTACAGCAACCTTTATGATCATGGGCGATATCTGTACTCGTCGCTGTCCTTTCTGTGACGTAGCACATGGTCGCCCAAATGCTTTAGATCCTGATGAACCACGCCATATGGCAGAGACGATTTCCAATCTTGGCCTCAAATATGCCGTGATTACCTCAGTTGACCGTGATGACCTTTTGGATGGCGGTGCGCAACACTTCGTTGATTGTATCAAAGAAGCGCGTGAATTAAGCCCAAAAACCCTATTGGAAATTCTGGTTCCTGATTTCCGTGGTCGTATGGATATTGCCTTACGCATCATGACTGAATGCCCACCTGACGTATTCAACCATAACATTGAAACTGTGCCGCGTTTGTATAAAGCAATGCGTCCAGGTTCTGATTATCAGCACTCTTTAACGCTGTTAAAAATGTTTAAGGAATACTGCCCTGATGTCCCAACCAAATGTGGTTTGATGGTCGGTATCGGTGAAACTGAAGAAGAAGTGATTGCCCTGCTCGATGATCTTAGAGCACATGATGTTGACTACATTACCATTGGTCAATATCTACAGCCATCTAAGCAACATGCACCAATTGACCGCTTTGTAACGCCAGAAGAGTTTGAGCGTTATGCTGAACATGGTCGTAAACTTGGTTTTAGAAATATCTGGTCTGCACCAATGGTTCGCTCAAGCTACTTTGCTGATCGCCAATACCATGGTGAACCTGTTCCAGCGGTACGCCGTAAAGTCGATCCTGCCAAGAAAATTGCAGTTCAGGCGATTGAAGCTTAA
- a CDS encoding Mpo1-like protein — protein MKSIDEWFDEYSDSHQNQTNKKIHWVCVPAILFSIIGILAHFSTLLTALLLVLTLVFYARLDIVLAIAMAALLAVMAWLIVILPVGVGFYIGVFVIAWIGQFYGHKVEGKKPSFFKDLQFLLIGPVWCMDAYLAKVLPKWKLRQKSAITS, from the coding sequence ATGAAATCAATTGACGAATGGTTTGATGAATATAGTGACAGTCACCAAAACCAAACCAACAAAAAAATCCATTGGGTCTGTGTCCCTGCCATTCTATTTTCGATCATTGGTATTCTGGCGCATTTTAGCACCCTGCTCACGGCACTATTGCTGGTTTTAACTTTAGTCTTTTATGCTCGATTGGACATCGTACTTGCGATTGCGATGGCAGCCTTGTTAGCAGTGATGGCATGGTTAATTGTGATTTTACCTGTCGGAGTTGGATTCTATATTGGCGTATTTGTGATTGCATGGATCGGGCAATTTTATGGGCACAAAGTTGAAGGTAAGAAGCCTTCATTCTTTAAAGACTTGCAATTCCTTCTGATTGGCCCTGTATGGTGCATGGACGCTTATTTAGCTAAAGTCCTACCTAAATGGAAACTTCGTCAAAAATCAGCGATTACAAGCTAA
- the mltB gene encoding lytic murein transglycosylase B yields MFLPTLNKTFKFLTLSAGLFLSTNWAQANEFYTHPNYPAFKQKAMTTYGLSGEQIDAAMSGARNLPNILNIMTRPGESKPWYQYRSMFLVEGTIQRGARFKSQYEDVLNRAEQQYGVPKSVILGILGVETGYGANKGSFITRDALATLAFGYPRRADYFSDELAALISWTYKEGYPTNSIVGSYAGAIGYPQFMPSNIQKLGVDYDGNGHIDLRNSAADAIGSIANYLAQHGWERDRPIGFPARYSGNNPDSVIAKDLTQPTPYGELKRLGIAPLDPLVKIDDLDLVNVIQLQDQFGPIYYITYPNFQVITTYNRSRMYATAVWLLGTEAASR; encoded by the coding sequence ATGTTTCTTCCTACTTTGAATAAAACTTTTAAATTTTTAACTTTAAGCGCTGGTTTATTCTTGAGCACTAATTGGGCACAAGCCAATGAATTTTACACTCATCCCAATTACCCTGCATTCAAACAAAAAGCAATGACAACCTATGGGTTAAGCGGCGAACAGATTGATGCAGCCATGAGTGGTGCACGTAATTTACCTAATATTTTGAACATCATGACTCGCCCAGGTGAAAGCAAACCTTGGTACCAATATCGTTCAATGTTTTTAGTTGAAGGTACCATTCAACGTGGTGCACGTTTTAAAAGCCAATATGAAGACGTACTGAATCGTGCTGAACAGCAGTATGGTGTGCCTAAATCGGTGATTCTCGGTATTTTAGGTGTAGAAACTGGCTATGGTGCCAATAAAGGCTCTTTCATCACTAGAGACGCCTTAGCCACGCTTGCCTTTGGTTACCCTCGTCGTGCTGACTATTTTAGTGATGAACTCGCTGCTTTAATTTCTTGGACATATAAAGAAGGTTATCCAACCAACAGTATTGTGGGTTCTTATGCAGGTGCGATTGGTTACCCGCAGTTTATGCCAAGTAATATTCAAAAATTAGGTGTGGATTATGACGGCAATGGTCATATTGACTTAAGAAACTCTGCTGCAGATGCGATTGGTTCAATTGCAAACTATTTAGCTCAGCACGGATGGGAACGTGATCGTCCGATTGGCTTCCCTGCTCGTTACTCAGGTAACAATCCAGATAGCGTGATTGCCAAGGATTTAACCCAGCCAACCCCATATGGTGAATTGAAAAGATTAGGGATTGCACCACTTGACCCTTTGGTAAAAATTGATGACCTTGATTTAGTCAATGTTATTCAATTACAAGACCAATTTGGTCCAATTTACTATATTACTTATCCAAATTTCCAAGTGATTACCACCTACAACAGAAGCAGAATGTATGCCACTGCAGTGTGGTTATTGGGCACAGAAGCAGCTAGCCGATAG
- a CDS encoding septal ring lytic transglycosylase RlpA family protein, whose protein sequence is MQFSLKYILALTAGLSLSPLHAEMVQSSSLTNDVEGSNLAARVLSKDSQNFNSRFSNVNSLSITESSGDKVRRQTIAAKIDIPEEEPSVIEKLNTVASNTVRKFSQSGVASWYGRQFHGRKTASGETFDMNAMTAAHRSLPLNCYIRVTNKDNGKSVVVKVNDRGPFHGNRVLDLSYGAAKQLGMSSAGTGNVSIERVDGPNS, encoded by the coding sequence ATGCAGTTTTCGCTAAAATATATTCTAGCGCTGACGGCAGGCTTAAGTTTAAGCCCGTTACATGCTGAAATGGTACAGTCTTCATCATTAACCAATGATGTGGAAGGTTCTAATTTGGCTGCCCGCGTTCTAAGCAAAGATTCTCAAAATTTTAATTCTCGTTTCTCAAACGTTAATAGTCTTTCAATCACTGAGAGTTCAGGTGACAAAGTCCGTCGCCAAACGATTGCTGCTAAGATCGATATCCCTGAAGAAGAGCCTTCAGTGATTGAAAAACTGAATACTGTTGCTTCGAACACCGTTCGTAAATTCAGCCAAAGTGGCGTTGCATCATGGTATGGTCGCCAATTTCATGGCCGTAAAACAGCAAGCGGTGAAACATTCGATATGAATGCAATGACTGCTGCACACCGTAGCCTGCCTTTGAACTGTTATATCCGTGTAACAAACAAAGACAATGGTAAAAGTGTTGTTGTAAAAGTTAACGATCGTGGTCCATTCCATGGTAACCGTGTATTAGATTTATCTTATGGTGCTGCAAAGCAACTCGGTATGTCTAGCGCAGGTACAGGTAATGTGAGTATTGAACGTGTTGATGGTCCTAATTCTTAA
- the hrpA gene encoding ATP-dependent RNA helicase HrpA has product MQSHLNVDQLVMARDRHRLNRLRKDKKTETAEIEKLIQQSNHKVKQRLARVPKIKLNQDLPVTQYADRLIEAIQKHQVIIVAGETGSGKTTQLPQIAMLAGRGLTGMIGHTQPRRLAARSVSQRIAEEVGEKLGESIGFKIRFNEQGSQDSIVRLMTDGILLAELTNDRFLSKYDTIIIDEAHERSLNIDFIMGYLKQLLPKRPDLKVIVTSATLDVNRFSQYFYDAPIFEVEGRSFPVELRYRPISELSIVGSDDDEFDDFEENLPRAVVQAVEECFADAEAKGHPEYADILIFASTEQEIRELQETLQKFGPRHTEVLPLYARLALAEQQKIFSPSGKGRRIIIATNVAETALTVPNIRYVIDSGFARISRYNYRSRVQRLPIEAISQAAANQRKGRCGRIAAGVCIRLYSEEDFLSRPEFTEPEIKRTNLASVILQMQSLGLGNLEDFDFIEPPDFRLVNDGRKLLVELGALNERKNDLTKVGQMMARMPIDPRLARMLVGGAHFGVLKETLIIVSALAIQDPRERPADKQMQADQKHALFKEADSDFLFYLKLWNTLQTSPETQTENKRRQFARQHFLSWLRLREWKQTHQQLVELAEGLKLSFNEKSANYENLHRALLTGLLSFIANKTDERNTFMAVRQQKAKVFPASTLHKTNTAWVMAFEMVETSQVYLRTLAKIDPEWILLAARDLLKYHYFEPHWSKKAGIVNAYAQISLFGLIIEPKRMINFEKVDQAAAHEIFLRDGLTTGNLGITPPFLKHNLLKLEEVERVEDKLRRRDLVVDEETIYQFYAEKVPEEIASRRSFEDWRATVEPENPRYLFVEDDALWMNDRPTTQQFPDYLHNGQLRLAASYRFDPSHDEDGATVKIPVQALPQVDEKQWSWGIPGWRQDLIEALLKALPKDKRRNLVPIPDTAKKLMKGIDAVHLREHLFSYLAFALRGEQITEKDFSFERIDQYLIPFIKVVDEKGKLIAQGRDLDELKARCRVETHRPVQQQQGEFQIFPENFVFEASQKVTGVIVKQYQALVPTKLFAELEAKDESGVVIQTFNDQDEAIKQHREGVIRLVHMQLGDLIRQLKKQISKPLALAYSPLGDRAKLEQMLVYATLQVSIQKLPKNAAEFQQLLTETKKQFLANGQQTLTDLTEIFTQWQQIRRELLVLDQTIFGRSVDDIEDQLDLMSLANFVYSQSPEIWQEYPRYLKALLLRLDRLPNNLQRDLAAIDDVDPWMDKVFKFKNDPKIKELYLMLEELRISLFSQPMKTKLPISPTRLQKLWDRLAIG; this is encoded by the coding sequence GTGCAGAGTCATTTAAATGTAGATCAATTGGTTATGGCTCGTGACCGTCACCGTTTAAATCGACTGCGCAAAGATAAAAAAACAGAAACAGCAGAAATCGAAAAACTGATTCAGCAATCGAATCATAAAGTCAAACAACGCTTAGCCCGTGTTCCCAAGATCAAGCTGAATCAAGACCTACCTGTTACCCAATATGCAGACCGTTTAATTGAAGCGATTCAAAAGCATCAGGTGATTATTGTTGCTGGTGAAACGGGTTCTGGTAAAACCACACAGCTTCCACAAATCGCGATGCTGGCAGGGCGTGGACTCACTGGGATGATTGGTCATACTCAGCCACGTCGATTGGCGGCACGAAGTGTCTCACAACGTATTGCGGAAGAAGTGGGTGAGAAGCTTGGTGAATCAATTGGCTTTAAGATTCGTTTTAATGAGCAAGGTTCGCAGGATTCAATCGTCCGTTTGATGACCGATGGTATTCTGTTGGCTGAATTAACCAATGACCGTTTTTTATCAAAATACGATACCATCATTATTGATGAAGCACATGAACGCTCACTCAATATTGACTTCATCATGGGCTATCTCAAGCAGCTTTTGCCAAAACGCCCTGATTTAAAAGTCATCGTGACCTCGGCGACTCTGGATGTAAACCGTTTTAGCCAGTATTTTTATGACGCGCCTATTTTTGAAGTAGAAGGCCGTAGTTTTCCTGTGGAATTGCGTTATCGTCCAATCTCTGAGCTGAGTATTGTTGGTAGTGATGATGATGAGTTTGATGACTTTGAAGAAAACCTACCACGTGCTGTAGTACAGGCTGTAGAAGAGTGTTTTGCCGATGCTGAGGCAAAAGGTCATCCCGAATATGCGGATATTTTAATATTTGCCAGTACTGAACAAGAAATTCGAGAATTGCAGGAAACCTTGCAGAAGTTCGGTCCTCGTCATACTGAAGTCTTGCCTTTATATGCACGTTTGGCGCTGGCTGAACAGCAAAAGATTTTTAGTCCAAGCGGCAAAGGGCGACGCATTATTATTGCCACCAACGTAGCGGAAACGGCATTGACGGTGCCAAATATTCGTTATGTGATTGATAGTGGTTTTGCCCGTATTTCACGTTATAACTACCGTTCAAGGGTACAGCGCTTACCGATTGAAGCGATTTCACAAGCTGCAGCCAACCAACGTAAAGGCCGCTGTGGTCGTATTGCGGCGGGTGTCTGTATTCGTCTATACAGTGAAGAAGACTTTTTAAGTCGTCCTGAGTTTACTGAACCTGAAATTAAACGGACCAATTTGGCCTCTGTTATTTTGCAAATGCAAAGCTTGGGTTTAGGTAATCTAGAAGATTTTGATTTTATTGAGCCACCCGATTTCCGTTTGGTCAATGACGGACGCAAGCTCTTGGTTGAGTTAGGTGCATTAAACGAACGTAAGAATGATTTAACCAAAGTCGGTCAAATGATGGCGCGTATGCCGATTGACCCACGTTTGGCGCGTATGTTGGTTGGCGGGGCTCATTTTGGTGTGCTCAAAGAAACTTTGATTATTGTCAGTGCCTTGGCGATTCAAGATCCACGTGAGCGTCCTGCGGACAAGCAAATGCAGGCCGATCAAAAGCATGCCTTGTTTAAAGAAGCAGACTCAGACTTTTTATTTTATTTAAAACTTTGGAATACGCTACAAACCAGCCCCGAAACACAAACTGAAAATAAGCGTCGTCAATTTGCACGTCAGCACTTTTTAAGTTGGTTACGTCTTCGTGAATGGAAACAAACCCATCAGCAATTGGTTGAATTGGCAGAAGGTTTAAAACTCAGTTTTAATGAAAAATCAGCCAACTATGAAAACTTACACCGTGCGTTATTAACGGGTTTGCTTTCATTTATTGCCAACAAAACCGATGAACGTAATACCTTTATGGCGGTACGCCAGCAGAAGGCCAAAGTGTTTCCTGCCAGTACCTTGCATAAGACCAATACCGCTTGGGTGATGGCCTTTGAGATGGTGGAAACCTCACAAGTGTATTTGCGGACTTTAGCCAAAATTGATCCCGAATGGATTCTGTTGGCAGCTCGTGATTTATTGAAATATCACTATTTTGAACCACATTGGTCGAAAAAAGCGGGCATTGTAAATGCCTATGCACAAATATCGCTATTCGGTTTAATCATTGAGCCAAAGCGAATGATTAACTTTGAAAAAGTGGATCAAGCTGCGGCACATGAAATCTTTTTACGTGATGGACTGACCACAGGCAATTTGGGTATTACACCGCCATTTTTAAAGCACAACTTACTCAAACTCGAAGAAGTCGAGCGTGTTGAAGATAAGTTGCGCCGTCGTGATTTGGTGGTGGATGAAGAAACCATTTATCAGTTTTATGCAGAAAAAGTGCCTGAGGAAATTGCCAGTCGTCGCAGTTTTGAAGATTGGCGCGCAACAGTAGAACCAGAAAACCCACGTTATCTCTTTGTAGAAGATGATGCATTGTGGATGAATGATCGACCAACCACGCAACAATTCCCTGATTATTTGCATAATGGACAACTGCGACTTGCTGCTAGCTATCGTTTTGACCCAAGTCATGACGAAGATGGTGCAACCGTAAAAATTCCCGTTCAAGCATTGCCACAAGTCGATGAAAAGCAGTGGTCATGGGGCATTCCCGGGTGGCGTCAGGATTTAATCGAAGCTTTATTAAAAGCACTACCAAAAGACAAGCGTCGTAATTTGGTGCCGATCCCAGATACAGCTAAAAAACTCATGAAGGGGATTGATGCGGTCCATTTGCGCGAGCATTTATTTAGTTACCTAGCTTTTGCATTACGCGGTGAGCAGATTACCGAGAAAGACTTTTCTTTTGAACGTATCGATCAGTATCTCATTCCTTTTATTAAGGTTGTAGATGAGAAAGGCAAGTTAATTGCACAAGGGCGTGATTTAGACGAGTTAAAAGCCCGTTGTCGGGTGGAAACTCATCGTCCAGTACAACAGCAACAAGGTGAATTCCAGATCTTCCCTGAAAACTTTGTATTTGAAGCATCACAAAAAGTCACAGGTGTTATTGTTAAGCAATATCAAGCTTTGGTACCAACCAAGTTATTTGCTGAGCTTGAAGCCAAAGATGAATCGGGTGTGGTGATTCAAACCTTTAATGATCAAGACGAAGCGATTAAGCAACATCGAGAAGGGGTGATTCGCCTGGTGCATATGCAATTGGGGGATTTAATCCGTCAATTGAAAAAGCAGATTTCCAAGCCTTTAGCCTTGGCCTATTCACCATTGGGTGATCGTGCCAAGCTAGAACAGATGCTGGTCTATGCCACTTTGCAAGTTTCAATTCAAAAGCTACCTAAAAATGCGGCTGAGTTTCAGCAGTTACTCACTGAAACTAAAAAGCAATTTTTAGCAAATGGTCAACAGACACTCACTGATTTAACTGAAATATTTACCCAATGGCAGCAGATTCGTCGTGAGTTATTGGTTTTGGATCAAACGATTTTTGGTCGAAGTGTAGATGACATAGAAGATCAACTTGATTTAATGTCATTAGCCAACTTTGTTTATAGCCAATCACCCGAAATTTGGCAGGAATACCCGCGTTATTTGAAAGCGCTGCTATTGCGTTTAGATCGTTTGCCCAATAATCTACAACGAGACCTTGCTGCAATTGATGATGTCGATCCATGGATGGACAAAGTATTTAAATTTAAAAATGATCCTAAAATCAAAGAACTGTATTTGATGTTGGAAGAACTACGGATTTCCTTGTTTTCTCAACCGATGAAAACAAAGCTGCCTATTTCACCAACTAGATTACAAAAACTATGGGATCGATTAGCAATCGGTTAA
- a CDS encoding KTSC domain-containing protein, whose translation MEKPVVVTSWKYDVSSRYLKIFYSNGSGELYHPVPEFIYNNLLRTNDKTAFVHKYLEFDLHFKRLCISA comes from the coding sequence ATGGAAAAACCAGTTGTTGTAACCTCTTGGAAATATGATGTTTCTTCACGCTATTTAAAAATTTTCTATAGCAATGGCTCAGGTGAGCTTTATCATCCCGTTCCAGAGTTTATCTACAATAATTTACTTCGCACCAACGATAAAACTGCCTTTGTGCATAAATATCTAGAATTTGATCTCCATTTTAAACGACTCTGTATTTCAGCTTAA